The genomic region AGCGTCCTTAGCTGAACCACCAGTAGCTAACATTGGATCAACTAAGAGGACTTCCCGCTTTTCAATGTCATCAGGCAGCTTGACGAAGTACTCAACTGGCTCTAAGGTAACCTCATCCCGGTACATGCCGATATGACCCACCTTGGCGGCTGGGATTAACTGCAAAATGCCATCAACCATGCCTAGGCCGGCCCGCAAGATTGGGACAACAGCCAGTTTCTTACCGGAAAGTTCCTTTTGAACAGTTTCAGCCACGGGTGTATGCACCTTCACGTCCTTGAGGGGTAAGTCCCGGCAAACCTCGTAGGTCATCAGCATGGCAATCTCGTCCACCAGGGAACGGAAATCTTTGGTGCCGACTGACCGGTCTCGAATAATCGTCAGCTTGTGCTGAATGAGGGGATGCTTAACTTCGACGACTTTACCCATAATATGATACGGTACTTAACCGCAACCTCCTTGACTGGTTCTAACTGTAAGTTAAATTTATTATAGCAAAAAAGGCCCAGTATCTGGGCCTTTTTAACAGACTAGGCCTTGGGTAGGCCTGCTTGTCTTCACAAATTAACTCCGCTATAATTGGAACCGTTCGCGCTCATAGTTTAACGGGATAAAACGAGGACCTCCTAAGTCTTTGCTCCCAGTTCGAGTCTGGGTGGGCGCATCGAAATTCCTTGTTTTATGCCATTTGCAAGCAATAATGTACAAATTATGTACGAATCTTACCGTATCTATTGAGCACCAAAATTTTTAAAAACGGCTACAAACTAATATTTGTAGCCGTTTTTTGCTTAATTAATTTATGCTTCCTAACTTTTCAGTGAAAACCGACTAACCACCGGCCGCAGGGCCAGG from Leuconostocaceae bacterium ESL0723 harbors:
- the upp gene encoding uracil phosphoribosyltransferase, giving the protein MGKVVEVKHPLIQHKLTIIRDRSVGTKDFRSLVDEIAMLMTYEVCRDLPLKDVKVHTPVAETVQKELSGKKLAVVPILRAGLGMVDGILQLIPAAKVGHIGMYRDEVTLEPVEYFVKLPDDIEKREVLLVDPMLATGGSAKDAIDALKKRGAQNINLITLVSAPEGVKTVQDAHPDVDIYTASIDEGLNENGYIVPGLGDAGDRLFGTH